In one window of Acidovorax sp. HDW3 DNA:
- a CDS encoding SufD family Fe-S cluster assembly protein encodes MDSALQDRQAAQAQLQQGGWIARRSEAFHHLPPPALAQWLGADEATPDNIAPTTPTAPEWQLHIDSGSADAVQVQWLSALNARDRAALLAALPAPGAGPAKAQEAAPFAWAHRALCRQGLHLRIAAPASADAPPVVITLRHQPHSAVSAPALIVELAPGARCLLREEHAGSGTHNLHSHIRLGAGAQLQHLRLATPGSGAQWAHHVHATLAAQAEYAQALVASDSAYHLQRHSVQLQGRGAQARQGALLLLDAQQIDQQTHTDLQAAHSHSAVRSLVLAHSGARAVSNAYTRIAPGADEAQVLQRLTGIPLDGAPRLILRPHLEILHDQVQAAHGATWGALPPDALFYARQRGLAEAEARALITQGMARAVLEATLPGSDWLGQWLDTGWLAQRLATHAQGGSGSTA; translated from the coding sequence CGCGCTGGCGCAGTGGCTGGGCGCTGACGAGGCCACGCCCGACAACATCGCCCCCACCACCCCAACTGCACCCGAATGGCAGCTGCACATCGACAGCGGCAGCGCCGACGCCGTGCAGGTGCAATGGCTGAGCGCCCTCAACGCCCGCGACCGCGCCGCGCTCCTGGCCGCCCTGCCCGCCCCCGGCGCAGGCCCGGCCAAGGCGCAAGAAGCCGCACCCTTTGCCTGGGCACACCGCGCCCTGTGCCGCCAGGGCCTGCACCTGCGCATTGCCGCGCCCGCCAGCGCGGATGCGCCCCCCGTGGTGATCACGCTGCGCCACCAGCCGCACAGCGCCGTCAGCGCGCCCGCGCTCATCGTCGAGCTGGCGCCCGGCGCGCGCTGCCTGCTGCGCGAAGAGCACGCGGGCAGCGGCACGCACAACCTGCACAGCCACATCCGCCTGGGCGCGGGCGCGCAGCTGCAGCACCTGCGCCTGGCCACGCCCGGCAGCGGCGCGCAGTGGGCGCACCACGTGCACGCCACGCTGGCCGCGCAGGCCGAGTACGCCCAGGCCCTGGTCGCCAGCGACAGCGCCTACCACCTGCAGCGCCACAGCGTGCAGCTGCAAGGCCGGGGCGCGCAGGCCCGCCAGGGCGCGCTCTTGCTGCTCGACGCCCAGCAAATCGACCAGCAAACCCACACCGACCTGCAAGCTGCGCACAGCCACAGCGCCGTGCGCTCCCTGGTGCTGGCGCACAGCGGCGCGCGCGCCGTGAGCAACGCCTACACCCGCATCGCCCCCGGCGCCGACGAGGCCCAGGTGCTGCAGCGCCTCACGGGCATTCCACTGGACGGCGCGCCGCGCCTGATCCTGCGCCCGCACCTGGAAATCCTGCACGACCAGGTGCAGGCCGCCCACGGCGCCACCTGGGGCGCGCTGCCACCAGACGCCCTGTTCTACGCCCGCCAACGCGGCCTGGCCGAGGCCGAGGCCCGCGCCCTCATCACCCAGGGCATGGCCCGCGCCGTACTCGAAGCCACCCTGCCAGGCAGCGACTGGCTGGGCCAGTGGCTCGACACCGGCTGGCTCGCCCAGCGCCTGGCCACGCACGCCCAGGGCGGCAGCGGGAGCACCGCATGA